The proteins below come from a single Carassius carassius chromosome 11, fCarCar2.1, whole genome shotgun sequence genomic window:
- the LOC132153161 gene encoding secreted frizzled-related protein 3-like, whose product MFPYEMFICVLAVACLLEIPRGTAGASCEPIRIPMCRSMPWNMTKMPNHLHHSTQANAVLAIEQFEGLLGTQCSPDLLFFLCAMYAPICTIDFQHDPIKPCKSVCERAKRGCEPVMKKYNHTWPESLACEELPVYDRGVCISPEAIVKAEGPDNPYYQDPSKCNPEGNPDFPMDSHNANCKRANDRCKCKSVRLAKKTYSKNNYNYVIRARVKEIKTRNHDLSAIVEVKDVLKSSLVHIPRDTVTLYYNSGCLCPPLTANEEYIIMGYENEESSRLLLIEGSIAQKWKEKLARKVKQWNRLLPLERGVNSDKSNPRRSRH is encoded by the exons ATGTTTCCCTACGAGATGTTCATCTGCGTCCTGGCCGTCGCCTGTCTCCTGGAGATCCCCCGAGGCACCGCGGGCGCGTCCTGCGAGCCCATCCGCATCCCCATGTGCAGGTCCATGCCGTGGAACATGACCAAGATGCCCAACCACCTCCATCACAGCACGCAGGCCAACGCCGTGCTCGCCATCGAGCAGTTCGAGGGGCTCCTGGGCACCCAGTGCAGCCCGGACCTGCTGTTCTTCCTGTGCGCCATGTACGCGCCCATATGCACCATCGACTTCCAGCACGACCCCATCAAGCCCTGCAAGTCCGTGTGCGAGAGGGCCAAGCGCGGCTGCGAGCCGGTCATGAAGAAGTACAATCATACCTGGCCGGAGAGTCTGGCCTGCGAGGAGCTGCCCGTCTACGACCGAGGAGTCTGCATCTCACCTGAGGCGATAGTCAAGGCGGAGGGGCCAg ATAATCCTTACTATCAAGACCCTTCGAAATGTAACCCTG AAGGAAATCCAGACTTCCCAATGGATTCACACAATGCCAACTGCAAAAGAGCGAATG atcggTGCAAATGCAAGTCTGTGAGACTTGCTAAAAAGACATATTCAAAGAACAATTACAATTATG TCATCAGGGCAAGAGTGAAAGAGATCAAGACTAGAAATCACGACCTGAGTGCCATCGTGGAAGTCAAAGACGTCTTGAAGTCCTCTCTGGTCCACATCCCTCGAGACACCGTAACTCTTTATTATAATTCTGGGTGTCTGTGTCCACCGCTGACAGCCAATGAGGAATATATAATCATGGGTTATGAAAACGAGGAAAGCTCCAG ACTGCTGCTCATTGAAGGATCCATTGCACAGAAGTGGAAAGAAAAATTGGCACGGAAAGTGAAg caatGGAACCGGCTTTTGCCTTTGGAGAGAGGAGTAAACTCAGACAAGAGCAACCCGAGACGGAGCCGCCACTAA
- the dnajc10 gene encoding dnaJ homolog subfamily C member 10, producing MEVLQNHQRPSRKSFLFAFIAVWLFLTVSPDEDYYKLLGISKEAGTREIRQAFKKLALTMHPDKNPNDATAHEKFLKINRAYEVLKDEDLRKKYDKYGEKGLQDEQQGGRYESWNYYRYDFGIYDEDAEITTLDRGDFDAAVNSGEVWFVNFYFPRCSHCHDLAPTWREFAKEMDGVIRIGAVNCGDNGMLCRSKGINSYPSLYVFRVGMKPEKYYGDRTKSSLTTFAMQFVKSKVTELWQGNIFSEIDRAFSERIGWLINFCTDTGDCLEPQTRRKLAGMLDGLVNVGWMDCSKQADLCDSFEITTSTTAVFPPGSSLHQKGSVLFIQSLDTKEIYAQVLQHLPDLEILTKSSFEHKLAHHRWLISFSFGHNDLASHEYKKLKALLKDSHIQVGKVDCISDSELCASLYIQKPCVAVFKGVGIHDFEIHHGKDVLYNVAAFAKESVNAHVTTLRPENFPSHEKEPWLVDFFAPWCPPCRALLPELRKASIQLFGQMKFGTLDCTVHERLCNMHNIHAYPTTVIFNKSSIHEYEGHHSADGILEFIEDLVNPVVVTLTPDSFQELVKRRKSSETWMVDFYAPWCGPCQALLPEWRRMARMLSGIVNVGTVDCQKHHSFCQGENVRAYPEIRLFPQNSNRRDQYQSYNGWHRDAFSLKSWALSSLPRASVDLSPEDFKRKVLGGKDHWVLDFYAPWCGPCQQFAPEFEVLARMMKGTVRAGKVDCQAHHQTCQSAGIKAYPSVRFYPHLGTTRRDQGGEHINSRDATVIADVLRQRLQQLALQGKTSKLKDEL from the exons ATGGAGGTGCTCCAGAATCACCAGAGACCCTCAAGGAAGTCGTTTCTCTTTGCTTTCATCGCAGTTTGGCTTTTCTTAACCGTTTCCCCTGATGAAGACTACTACAAGCTGCTAGGCATTTCAAAAGAGGCCGGTACCCGTGAGATCCGGCAGGCTTTCAAAAAGCTTGCTCTCACAATGCATCCGGATAAAAACCCG AACGATGCGACGGCCCACGAGAAGTTCTTGAAGATCAATCGGGCCTACGAGGTGTTGAAGGACGAGGACTTGAGGAAGAAATATGACAAGTATGGAGAGAAGGGCCTGCAAGATGAACAGCAAGGAGGAAGATATGAAAGCTGGAACTATTACAGATATGATTTTG GAATTTATGACGAGGATGCAGAAATTACTACACTAGACAGAGGGGACTTTG ACGCAGCTGTAAATTCTGGCGAGGTCTGGTTTGTGAATTTCTATTTCCCCCGCTGCTCGCACTGCCACGATCTTGCCCCCACG TGGCGGGAGTTTGCTAAGGAAATGGACGGTGTGATTCGGATCGGTGCTGTGAACTGCGGTGATAATGGCATGCTGTGCCGTAGTAAAGGCATCAACAGCTACCCCAGCCTCTATGTGTTCAGAGTGGGAATG AAACCAGAGAAATACTATGGCGACAGAACAAAATCAAGCCTCACCACGTTTGCAATGCAGTTTGTGAAGAGCAAAGTGACAGAACTATGGCAag GGAACATTTTCAGTGAGATTGATCGAGCGTTTTCAGAAAGAATCGGCTGGTTGATCAATTTCTGCACAGACACTGGAG attGTCTGGAACCTCAGACACGACGGAAGCTTGCTGGAATGTTG GATGGTCTGGTTAATGTAGGCTGGATGGATTGCTCCAAACAGGCAGATCTGTGTGACAGCTTTGAGATCACCACCAGCACTACTGCTGTCTTTCCCCCTGGCAGTTCTCTCCATCAGAAAGGCAGTGTATTG TTTATCCAGAGTTTGGATACTAAAGAAATATATGCACAAGTGTTGCAGCATCTGCCTGACCTGGAGATTCTTACAAAGAGCAGCTTTGAG CATAAATTGGCTCATCACCGATGGCTCATCAGTTTCTCCTTTGGACATAATGATTTGGCATCACATGAATATAAAAAACTCAAAGCTCTTCTGAAGGACTCCCACATACAG GTGGGGAAGGTGGACTGTATCTCAGATTCAGAGCTGTGTGCTTCTCTATATATACAGAAGCCCTGTGTGGCTGTTTTTAAAGGAGTTGGAATTCATGATTTTGAGATTCACCATG GTAAGGACGTCCTGTACAATGTTGCAGCCTTTGCAAAAGAGAGTGTGAATGCCCACGTCACCACGCTGAGGCCTGAGAACTTCCCTAGCCATGAGAAAGAGCCCTGGCTGGTTGATTTCTTTGCTCCT TGGTGTCCGCCATGCCGAGCTCTTCTCCCTGAGCTGAGAAAAGCCTCCATCCAGCTCTTTGGACAGATGAAGTTTGGGACTCTGGACTGTACCGTGCACGAGAGGCTCTGCAATATG CACAACATTCATGCATATCCAACAACTGTAATCTTCAACAAGTCCAGCATCCATGAGTATGAAGGCCATCACTCTGCAGATGGCATCCTGGAGTTTATAGAG gacCTGGTGAACCCTGTGGTGGTGACTTTGACCCCAGACTCATTCCAGGAGCTGGTGAAGAGACGCAAGTCCTCAGAGACGTGGATGGTGGATTTCTACGCTCCGTGGTGCGGCCCCTGCCAGGCTTTGCTGCCAGAGTGGAGGAGAATGGCACGG ATGCTGAGTGGGATCGTGAACGTGGGAACGGTGGACTGCCAGAAACACCACTCATTCTGCCAGGGTGAGAATGTGCGCGCTTACCCAGAGATCCGTCTGTTTCCTCAGAACAGTAATCGGAGAGACCAGTACCA GAGCTACAACGGATGGCACCGGGATGCCTTTTCCCTCAAGTCTTGGGCCTTGAG CTCTCTGCCTCGTGCCTCGGTGGATCTGTCACCCGAGGACTTTAAAAGAAAAGTTTTGGGAGGGAAGGATCACTGGGTGTTGGATTTCTACGCACCATGGTGTGGCCCATGCCAGCAATTCGCCCCTGAGTTTGAAGTTCTTGCCAGG ATGATGAAGGGAACTGTGCGAGCAGGCAAAGTGGACTGTCAAGCACACCACCAAACCTGCCAGAGCGCCGGGATCAAGGCTTACCCCAGTGTCCGATTCTATCCGCACCTGGGCACCACACGG CGAGATCAAGGAGGAGAGCACATTAACAGCAGAGACGCCACTGTCATCGCAGATGTTCTCAGACAGCGACTCCAGCAGCTAGCGTTACAGGGAAAGACCTCCAAACTTAAA GATGAACTATAG
- the zgc:66484 gene encoding peroxisomal N(1)-acetyl-spermine/spermidine oxidase, producing the protein MSSCSGPEDARVVIVGSGFAGLAAAATLVKAGFEHVLVLEAKERIGGRVHTTKPFTENVIEVGANWIHGQKGNPLFKIAKEENLLSEGPSASKNMCLPHSVTPRDYFFKEDGKQVSKTAVDQVCLHFSKLTDKAFDDELEHKHRKLSLGAYLDDAFGEFSLAATEDGQQVFEWCKRTECTDEACSSLYEVSASQISYYTALEGGFFNTLGPGGYRAILNVLMKDLPSGTVQCSAPVKSIRWDLVRKGHCENQRYPVQVVCENGQSFEADHVIVTVSLGVLKDKATTMFDPPLPEKKLSAIRNLGFGIVDKIFLFFEKSFWPDDCAGVQMVWKEGPEDKDVYESLSEGDTWKKTWFKKITGFDTVARHPTALCGWITGREALYMEKLQDSEIGDICVRLLRSFTGWSVPEVSKTLISRWGSDSHVQGSYTFIPDGVDGVKAHKALASPLPPKDKCRGRKHLQLLFAGEATHVNFYTTTHGAYLTGVREGERLRSYYTD; encoded by the exons ATGAGCTCTTGTTCTGGACCAGAAGATGCCAGAGTTGTAATTGTAGGTTCAGGTTTTGCAGGGTTGGCCGCTGCAGCCACGTTGGTGAAGGCAGGATTTGAACATGTCCTGGTTCTTGAGGCGAAGGAACGCATTGGAGGTCGAGTGCACACCACCAAACCCTTCACAGAGAACGTCATTGAAGTTGGAGCGAACTGGATCCACGGACAGAAAGGAAACCCGCTGTTCAAGATTGCCAAAGAGGAGAACCTGCTATCCGAGGGACCTTCTGCATCCAAAAACATGTGCCTGCCCCATTCTGTAACCCCTCGAGATTACTTTTTCAAAGAAGATGGGAAGCAGGTCTCCAAAACGGCtgtggatcaggtgtgtttgcaCTTCAGCAAGCTCACCGACAAAGCTTTTGATGACGAACTTGAGCACAAACACAGGAAACTATCTCTTGGTGCTTATCTGGATGATGCCTTTGGTGAATTTTCTTTAGCAGCGACAGAAGACGGCCAGCAAGTTTTTGAATGGTGCAAGAGGACTGAATGCACGGACGAGGCTTGCTCTAGCCTCTACGAGGTGTCTGCATCTCAGATTAGCTATTACACTGCTTTAGAGGGAGGATTTTTTAACACTTTGGGACCCGGGGGCTATCGAGCCATCTTAAATGTTCTAATGAAAGATCTGCCTTCGGGAACTGTCCAGTGTAGTGCTCCTGTCAAGAGCATCCGATGGGACTTGGTCAGAAAAGGCCATTGTGAAAACCAAAGGTATCCTGTTCAGGTGGTTTGTGAAAACGGACAGAGTTTTGAGGCAGACCATGTGATCGTCACCGTTTCTCTGGGGGTTCTCAAAGACAAAGCCACGACCATGTTCGATCCACCCTTACCGGAAAAAAAGCTGTCTGCAATTCGGAATCTTGGCTTTGGGATAGTGGACAAAATCTTTCTGTTTTTTGAGAAGAGTTTCTGGCCCGATGACTGTGCCGGGGTTCAGATGGTGTGGAAAGAGGGTCCTGAAGATAAAGACGTTTATGAGTCTCTGTCTGAAGGAGACACCTGGAAGAAGACGTGGTTTAAGAAGATCACCGGTTTTGATACAGTGGCCCGTCATCCAACAGCTCTGTGTGGCTGGATCACAGGGAGAGAAGCACTGTATATGGAGAAGCTTCAGGACAGTGAAATAGGAGATATCTGTGTAAG GTTGCTCAGGTCTTTCACAGGCTGGTCAGTGCCAGAGGTCTCAAAGACGCTGATCTCCAGATGGGGCTCTGATTCTCACGTCCAGGGCTCCTACACATTTATTCCTGATGGTGTTGATGGAGTGAAAGCACACAAGGCATTAGCATCACCTCTTCCTCCTAAAGATAAATGCAGGGGGAGAAAG CACCTTCAGCTGTTGTTTGCTGGTGAAGCTACACATGTGAACTTCTACACCACGACCCATGGAGCGTATCTCACAGGGGTCAGAGAAGGAGAAAGACTCAGAAGCTATTACACTGATTGA